Proteins encoded within one genomic window of Azospirillaceae bacterium:
- a CDS encoding FAD-linked oxidase C-terminal domain-containing protein encodes MARPTNTEAATALHPGLEVELRELLGDRLSTSGAVREQHGRDESYHPVVPPDAVAFVLSTAEVSAVASACFRHRTPMVPFGTGTALEGGVAALRGGVCIDVSGMDRVLRVSPDDLDCTVQAGVTRKRLNEHLRDTGLFFPIDPGADASIGGMASTRASGTNAVRYGTMRENVLGLTVVLADGRVIHTGGRARKSAAGYDLTRLFVGSEGTLGIVTEVTLRLHGLPEAVSAAVCAFPNVKAAVDTVIQTIQVGVPVARIELLDEVQIDACNRYSRLDLPVVPHLFLEFHGTPTGVKEQAELVAAFAADNGGAGFQWATRPEERSRLWEARHNAYYAAMALRPGSRGWATDVCVPISRLAECIVETKADIATSGLLAPVVGHVGDGNFHLCLIVDPDDAEEMARAEALYVRMVERALALGGTCTGEHGVGYGKIDFVEKEHGQAVDVMRAVKAALDPHGLMNPGKVFRAA; translated from the coding sequence ATGGCCCGCCCGACCAACACCGAGGCCGCGACGGCTCTTCATCCGGGCTTGGAAGTGGAGTTGCGTGAACTCCTGGGGGACCGGCTGTCGACATCCGGGGCGGTCCGCGAACAGCATGGCCGGGACGAGTCCTACCACCCGGTGGTCCCGCCCGATGCGGTCGCCTTCGTGCTCTCCACGGCCGAGGTTTCGGCCGTTGCGAGCGCGTGCTTCCGGCACCGCACGCCGATGGTTCCGTTCGGGACCGGCACCGCGCTGGAAGGGGGCGTGGCCGCACTGCGGGGCGGCGTGTGCATCGATGTTTCCGGCATGGATCGCGTGCTCCGGGTCAGCCCGGACGATCTGGACTGCACGGTCCAGGCGGGCGTGACCCGCAAGCGTCTGAACGAACACCTGCGCGACACCGGCCTGTTCTTTCCAATCGACCCCGGCGCCGACGCGTCGATCGGCGGCATGGCGTCCACCCGGGCTTCGGGCACCAACGCCGTCCGTTACGGGACGATGCGCGAGAACGTCCTGGGTTTGACGGTGGTTCTGGCGGACGGGCGGGTGATCCACACCGGCGGCCGGGCCCGCAAATCGGCGGCGGGCTATGACCTGACCCGCTTGTTCGTCGGATCCGAAGGGACGCTCGGCATCGTCACCGAGGTCACGTTGCGTCTGCACGGCCTGCCCGAGGCGGTGTCGGCCGCGGTGTGCGCCTTTCCCAACGTGAAGGCCGCCGTGGATACGGTCATCCAGACCATTCAGGTCGGTGTGCCCGTGGCGCGCATCGAGCTTCTGGACGAGGTCCAGATCGACGCTTGCAACAGATATTCCAGGCTCGACCTGCCCGTGGTCCCGCACCTGTTCCTGGAGTTCCACGGGACACCAACCGGCGTGAAGGAGCAGGCGGAGCTGGTGGCCGCATTTGCCGCCGACAACGGCGGGGCCGGCTTCCAATGGGCCACGCGGCCGGAGGAACGCTCCCGCCTGTGGGAGGCGCGGCACAACGCCTACTACGCGGCGATGGCATTGCGCCCGGGATCCCGCGGCTGGGCCACCGACGTGTGCGTGCCGATTTCCCGTCTCGCCGAATGCATTGTCGAGACCAAGGCCGATATCGCCACGTCCGGGCTGCTGGCGCCGGTGGTGGGGCATGTCGGCGACGGCAACTTCCATCTCTGCCTGATCGTCGATCCCGATGACGCGGAGGAGATGGCGCGGGCCGAGGCCTTGTACGTGCGCATGGTCGAACGGGCGCTGGCCCTCGGCGGCACCTGCACCGGTGAGCACGGTGTGGGCTACGGCAAGATCGACTTCGTTGAAAAGGAGCACGGCCAAGCCGTGGATGTCATGCGCGCCGTCAAGGCGGCACTCGATCCCCACGGCCTGATGAATCCGGGCAAGGTGTTCCGGGCGGCCTGA
- a CDS encoding glutathione S-transferase family protein: MAGYTLYGDKGSGSFTPEALLAEAGAQVELVDVPLASDAQLRADFLRINPLGRIPALVTPEGQVVTESAAILLTIGDRHVEADLLPAPGTAERATLYRWLMFIAGNVYPAVTRMDYPARFHPDPAAAETIKATAREEMRALWRIVETHLAPGPFALGDRFSALDVYIANLSRWGIGHDWRAAHCPRIQALADRVKARPAIAPIWARHFEE; encoded by the coding sequence ATGGCGGGCTATACGCTCTACGGTGACAAGGGCAGCGGGTCGTTCACTCCCGAAGCCCTTTTGGCGGAAGCGGGTGCGCAGGTCGAACTTGTCGACGTGCCGCTTGCCTCGGACGCCCAGTTGCGTGCGGATTTCCTGCGCATCAATCCGTTGGGCCGCATTCCGGCACTGGTCACCCCCGAAGGCCAGGTGGTGACGGAGTCCGCGGCCATCCTGCTGACCATCGGCGATCGGCACGTGGAAGCCGACCTCCTGCCCGCGCCGGGCACGGCGGAGCGGGCGACCCTGTACCGCTGGCTGATGTTCATCGCGGGCAACGTCTACCCGGCCGTCACGCGCATGGATTATCCGGCCCGCTTCCACCCGGACCCGGCCGCCGCCGAGACCATCAAGGCGACCGCGCGGGAGGAAATGCGCGCCTTGTGGCGGATCGTCGAAACGCACTTGGCCCCGGGCCCCTTCGCCCTGGGCGACCGGTTCTCGGCGCTGGACGTCTACATTGCCAACCTCAGCCGCTGGGGCATCGGCCACGACTGGCGGGCCGCGCATTGCCCGCGCATCCAGGCGCTTGCGGACCGGGTGAAGGCCCGACCCGCCATCGCCCCGATCTGGGCACGGCACTTCGAGGAGTAG
- a CDS encoding ribbon-helix-helix domain-containing protein, with protein sequence MKRSVRIAGHQTSVSLEPEFWDELKRIAAARGVSLNQLIAEVDAARTGNLSSALRVFVLNDLRRPG encoded by the coding sequence ATGAAGCGCTCCGTCCGCATCGCGGGCCACCAGACCAGCGTGTCGCTGGAGCCCGAGTTCTGGGACGAGCTGAAGCGCATCGCCGCCGCCCGCGGCGTTTCCCTGAACCAATTGATCGCGGAAGTGGACGCCGCGCGCACCGGCAACCTGTCGAGCGCGTTGCGCGTGTTCGTCCTCAACGATCTGCGCCGGCCCGGCTGA
- a CDS encoding DUF1192 domain-containing protein — MDPDDLLPRKPKPAQRDLSTMSVDELHAYIGEMEAEIARVRTEIERKTAHKAAMENLFRKG, encoded by the coding sequence ATGGATCCGGACGATCTGCTTCCCCGCAAGCCGAAACCCGCCCAACGGGATCTGAGCACGATGTCCGTGGACGAGCTTCACGCCTACATCGGCGAGATGGAGGCGGAGATCGCCCGTGTGCGCACCGAGATCGAGCGCAAGACGGCCCACAAGGCGGCGATGGAGAACCTGTTCCGGAAAGGATGA
- the fumC gene encoding class II fumarate hydratase, which yields MAAETKTRIETDSFGPIEVPANHYWGAQTQRSIQNFKIGGERMPAPLVKALGIQKKAAALANIELGALDKTLGEAIVKAADEVIDGKMADEFPLVVWQTGSGTQTNMNANEVISNRAIEILGGEMGSKKPVHPNDHVNMGQSSNDSFPTAMHIAAGLEIYNSLLPALRHLHKALDKKAHEFNDIVKIGRTHLQDATPITLGQEFSGYATQIEYGIERVAATLPRLYKLAQGGTAVGTGLNAKKGFDVAFARHVAEMTKLPFVTAENKFEALAAHDAIVEASGALNVLAVSLMKIANDVRMLGSGPRCGIGEISLPENEPGSSIMPGKVNPTQSEAMTMVCAHVMGNHVAITVAGSNGHFELNVFKPVMIYNLLQSVKLLADACMSFTDNCVVGIEPNRERINQLLFGSLMLVTALNPHIGYDNAAKIAKKAHAEGTTLKEAALALGLLTSEQFDQWVRPEQMIGPR from the coding sequence ATGGCCGCCGAGACGAAGACCCGCATCGAGACCGACAGCTTCGGCCCGATCGAGGTGCCCGCGAACCACTACTGGGGCGCCCAGACCCAACGGTCGATCCAGAACTTCAAGATCGGCGGCGAGCGCATGCCGGCCCCGCTCGTCAAGGCGCTGGGCATCCAGAAGAAGGCGGCCGCACTGGCCAACATCGAACTGGGCGCACTGGACAAGACGCTGGGCGAAGCCATCGTGAAGGCCGCCGACGAGGTGATCGACGGCAAGATGGCCGACGAATTCCCGCTGGTGGTGTGGCAGACCGGCTCGGGCACCCAGACCAACATGAACGCCAACGAGGTGATCTCGAACCGCGCCATCGAGATCCTGGGCGGCGAGATGGGCTCGAAGAAGCCGGTCCACCCCAACGACCACGTCAACATGGGGCAGTCGTCCAACGACAGCTTCCCCACCGCCATGCACATCGCGGCCGGGCTGGAGATCTACAACTCGCTGCTGCCGGCGCTGCGCCATCTGCACAAGGCGCTCGACAAGAAGGCGCACGAGTTCAACGACATCGTGAAGATCGGCCGCACCCATCTGCAGGACGCGACGCCGATCACGCTGGGGCAGGAGTTCTCGGGCTACGCCACCCAGATCGAGTACGGGATCGAGCGCGTGGCCGCGACCCTGCCGCGCCTGTACAAGCTGGCCCAGGGCGGCACCGCCGTGGGGACCGGCCTGAACGCCAAGAAGGGCTTCGACGTGGCCTTCGCCCGGCATGTGGCGGAGATGACGAAGCTGCCGTTCGTGACCGCCGAGAACAAGTTCGAGGCGCTGGCCGCCCATGACGCCATCGTCGAGGCGTCGGGCGCCCTGAACGTGCTGGCCGTGTCGCTGATGAAGATCGCCAACGACGTGCGCATGCTGGGTTCGGGCCCGCGCTGCGGCATCGGCGAGATCAGCCTGCCGGAGAACGAGCCCGGCTCCTCGATCATGCCGGGCAAGGTCAACCCGACCCAGTCCGAGGCCATGACCATGGTCTGCGCCCACGTCATGGGCAACCATGTGGCGATCACGGTCGCCGGCTCGAACGGCCATTTCGAGCTGAACGTCTTCAAGCCGGTGATGATCTACAACCTGCTGCAGTCGGTGAAACTGCTGGCCGACGCCTGCATGAGCTTCACCGACAACTGCGTGGTCGGGATCGAGCCCAACCGCGAGCGCATCAACCAGCTGCTGTTCGGCTCGCTGATGCTGGTGACGGCGCTGAACCCGCACATCGGCTACGACAACGCGGCCAAGATCGCCAAGAAGGCCCACGCCGAGGGCACCACCCTCAAGGAGGCCGCGCTGGCACTGGGCCTGCTGACCTCCGAGCAGTTCGACCAGTGGGTCCGGCCCGAGCAGATGATCGGCCCGCGGTAA
- a CDS encoding NAD(P)H-quinone oxidoreductase has protein sequence MTGSVPATMTAVEITRPGGGPDVLKPTRRPVPQPGNGEVLIKVAAAGVNRPDVLQRLGLYPMPPGVTDIPGLEVAGTIAALGPGADGFEVGDPVCALLAGGGYAEWAVAPVPQVLPVPKGLSPVEAAGLPETVFTVWTNVFERGALKPGESLLVHGGTSGIGTTAVQLAAALGSTVFATAGSDEKARACEGLGAKRGINYRTEDFVQVVKAETGGRGVDVVLDMVGGDYFPRNLECLAVEGRHVSIASLRGGKAEFPIPVVMAKRLTITGSTLRPRTVEQKGAIARAVRATVWPLIDAGRVRVPVHATFALAEADKAHALMESSTHIGKIILLAA, from the coding sequence ATGACCGGATCCGTTCCCGCCACCATGACCGCCGTGGAGATCACCCGGCCCGGCGGCGGACCAGATGTCCTGAAGCCGACCCGGCGCCCCGTGCCGCAGCCGGGCAACGGCGAGGTGCTGATCAAGGTGGCGGCGGCCGGCGTGAACCGGCCGGACGTCCTGCAACGGCTGGGGCTCTACCCCATGCCGCCGGGCGTGACCGACATCCCCGGGCTGGAGGTTGCGGGTACGATTGCCGCCCTGGGCCCCGGGGCCGATGGGTTCGAGGTTGGCGATCCGGTCTGCGCCTTGCTGGCCGGCGGCGGCTATGCCGAGTGGGCGGTGGCGCCCGTGCCCCAGGTCCTGCCCGTGCCCAAGGGCCTGTCGCCGGTCGAGGCCGCCGGCCTGCCGGAAACGGTCTTCACCGTGTGGACGAACGTGTTCGAGCGCGGCGCCCTGAAGCCGGGGGAAAGCCTGTTGGTCCATGGCGGCACGTCGGGCATCGGCACCACGGCCGTGCAGCTGGCGGCGGCGCTGGGGTCCACCGTGTTCGCCACGGCGGGATCGGATGAAAAGGCGCGCGCCTGCGAGGGGCTGGGGGCGAAGCGCGGCATCAATTACCGCACCGAGGACTTCGTCCAGGTGGTGAAGGCCGAGACCGGCGGGCGTGGTGTGGACGTGGTCCTCGACATGGTGGGCGGCGACTATTTCCCCCGCAACCTGGAATGCCTGGCGGTCGAGGGGCGGCATGTCTCCATCGCCAGCCTGCGCGGAGGGAAGGCGGAATTCCCGATCCCCGTGGTGATGGCCAAGCGTCTGACCATCACGGGCTCGACCCTGCGCCCCCGCACGGTCGAACAGAAGGGCGCCATCGCCCGGGCCGTGCGCGCCACGGTCTGGCCCCTGATCGACGCCGGCAGGGTGCGCGTGCCGGTCCACGCCACGTTCGCGTTGGCCGAGGCGGACAAGGCCCATGCGCTGATGGAAAGCAGCACGCACATCGGCAAGATCATCCTGCTGGCGGCATAG
- a CDS encoding P1 family peptidase → MDPLAHLGVRIGELPAGPRDAITDVPGVAVGHRTLDGRTPDGAGVRTGVTALLPHGGNLFQDKVAAAGVVLNGFGKSTGLVQVDELGTIETPLVLTNTFAVGTAATALVRWTLRSNPAVGRTTSTVNPVVFECNDGRRNDLHAFAVTEAHVFEALEAAGPDFAQGAVGAGRGMTSFGRNGGIGSASRVVNVGGRTWTVGALVLSNFGRADDLRIDGRPARDVLRRESDGAPAGDQPDRGSVIVILATDLPLDHRQLRRLAKRAGVGLARVGGFWGHGSGDIACAFTTAYTIPHDSDAAVLTRPVLHEPLLDPAFRAAAFATEAAVLRAVLCGPPPVSP, encoded by the coding sequence ATGGATCCGCTGGCCCATCTTGGCGTCCGCATCGGCGAGCTGCCGGCGGGCCCGCGTGATGCGATCACCGATGTGCCGGGCGTCGCGGTCGGCCACCGCACCCTGGACGGGCGCACCCCGGATGGGGCCGGGGTGCGCACGGGTGTGACCGCGCTGCTGCCCCATGGCGGCAACCTGTTCCAGGACAAGGTCGCGGCCGCCGGGGTGGTCCTGAACGGGTTCGGCAAATCCACCGGTCTGGTCCAGGTGGACGAGCTTGGCACCATCGAGACGCCCTTGGTGCTGACCAACACCTTCGCCGTCGGCACGGCGGCGACGGCCCTGGTCCGGTGGACGTTGCGGTCCAATCCCGCGGTCGGTCGCACCACCTCCACCGTCAATCCGGTGGTGTTCGAATGCAACGACGGGCGCCGCAACGACCTGCACGCGTTCGCGGTGACCGAGGCGCATGTCTTCGAAGCGCTGGAGGCCGCGGGGCCCGACTTCGCCCAGGGGGCGGTCGGGGCCGGACGCGGCATGACCAGCTTCGGACGGAACGGCGGCATCGGCAGCGCCTCGCGCGTTGTGAACGTGGGTGGGCGGACCTGGACGGTCGGTGCGCTTGTCCTGTCCAATTTCGGACGTGCGGACGACCTGCGCATCGACGGGCGGCCGGCGCGCGACGTCCTGCGGCGGGAGTCGGACGGCGCGCCGGCGGGCGACCAGCCCGACCGCGGTTCCGTTATCGTGATCCTTGCCACCGATCTGCCGTTGGACCACCGCCAGCTTCGCCGCCTGGCCAAGCGGGCGGGGGTTGGGCTGGCACGGGTCGGCGGTTTCTGGGGGCACGGTAGCGGCGACATCGCGTGCGCGTTCACCACGGCCTACACGATCCCGCACGACAGCGATGCCGCCGTGCTGACACGGCCGGTCCTGCACGAACCATTGCTGGACCCGGCATTCCGCGCGGCGGCCTTCGCCACCGAGGCGGCGGTCCTGCGGGCGGTGCTGTGCGGCCCGCCGCCGGTATCGCCGTAA
- a CDS encoding YMGG-like glycine zipper-containing protein produces the protein MFRLAIIAVPAALALAACGSTAEERAATGGGSGIVAGALVGGPVGAAVGGAVGAAAGTALDDQAKGGLMDEQGINLSGLRRPGSGSEAADRSRRDTMGRSQATARDRAQDERARTEELNRAQTEAARSGGQPPLRRMP, from the coding sequence ATGTTCAGACTTGCCATTATCGCGGTGCCGGCCGCCCTGGCCCTGGCGGCGTGCGGCAGCACGGCCGAAGAGCGTGCCGCAACGGGTGGCGGCTCGGGTATTGTCGCCGGGGCGCTGGTCGGTGGTCCGGTGGGCGCAGCGGTCGGCGGTGCCGTGGGTGCCGCGGCGGGCACCGCGCTCGACGATCAGGCGAAGGGCGGATTGATGGACGAACAGGGGATCAACCTGTCCGGCCTGCGCCGTCCCGGATCCGGGAGCGAGGCGGCCGACCGGTCCCGGCGCGACACGATGGGCCGATCGCAAGCCACCGCGAGGGACCGGGCGCAGGATGAACGGGCCCGGACCGAGGAGTTGAACCGGGCGCAGACGGAAGCCGCGCGCAGCGGAGGCCAACCCCCGCTGCGCCGCATGCCCTGA
- a CDS encoding tripartite tricarboxylate transporter permease: MDTLANLANGFAIALTPINLMWAVVGVTLGTAIGVLPGLGPALTIALLLPLTYQVDATSIFILFAGIYYGAMYGGSTTSILLNTPGESATIITALEGNKMARRGRGAAALATAAIGSFVAGTVGTVGLTFLAPVVVEFALRFGPADYFALMVLAFVTVSAVLGSSVIRGLVSLFFGLWLGLIGIDMQTGQPRFWFGLTELLDGVNVIIVAVGLFAVGETLYMAARRKHGADEVLPVEGSLWMSREDWRRSAGPWVRGSLLGFPIGALPAGGAEIPTFLSYWLEKKLSKNPEEFGNGAIEGVAGPEAANNASAAGVLVPMLTLGLPTSATAAIMLSAFQSYGINPGPQLLQSQPQLVWGLIASLYIGNVMLLVLNLPLVGLWVKILKIPAPLLYAGILIFATIGTYGISQSPIDLVILYLIGGVGYLMRRFDFPTAPVIIGMILGPLAEQTFRQAMTIAQGDLSTFVTRPLSATLLALSALLVLGPLVWRVLAVRERTRTG, from the coding sequence TTGGACACGCTCGCCAACCTCGCCAACGGCTTCGCCATCGCGCTGACGCCGATCAACCTCATGTGGGCGGTGGTCGGCGTGACCCTCGGTACGGCCATCGGCGTGCTGCCCGGGCTGGGTCCCGCCCTGACCATCGCGCTTCTGCTGCCGCTCACCTACCAGGTGGACGCGACGTCCATCTTCATCCTGTTCGCCGGCATCTACTACGGCGCCATGTACGGCGGCTCGACGACCTCGATCCTGCTGAACACCCCCGGCGAGAGCGCGACGATCATCACCGCGCTGGAAGGCAACAAGATGGCCCGCCGCGGCCGGGGCGCCGCGGCGCTCGCCACGGCGGCCATCGGATCGTTCGTGGCCGGCACCGTGGGCACGGTCGGCCTGACGTTCCTGGCGCCGGTGGTGGTGGAATTCGCACTTCGGTTCGGCCCGGCCGACTATTTCGCGCTGATGGTCCTGGCGTTCGTGACGGTGTCGGCGGTGCTGGGCAGTTCGGTCATCCGGGGGTTGGTCAGCCTGTTCTTCGGCCTGTGGCTCGGCCTGATCGGCATCGACATGCAGACCGGCCAGCCCCGCTTCTGGTTCGGACTGACCGAACTCCTGGACGGGGTGAACGTCATCATCGTCGCCGTCGGCCTGTTCGCCGTGGGCGAAACGCTTTACATGGCCGCGCGGCGCAAGCACGGCGCGGACGAGGTGCTGCCGGTCGAAGGCTCGCTCTGGATGAGTCGCGAGGACTGGCGGCGTTCGGCGGGACCGTGGGTCCGCGGCTCGCTGCTGGGCTTCCCCATCGGCGCCCTGCCCGCGGGTGGTGCGGAAATCCCCACATTCCTGTCCTACTGGCTGGAAAAGAAACTGTCGAAGAATCCCGAGGAGTTCGGCAATGGCGCCATCGAGGGCGTTGCCGGCCCGGAGGCGGCCAACAACGCCTCGGCCGCGGGCGTCCTGGTGCCGATGCTGACCCTGGGCCTGCCGACATCGGCGACCGCGGCGATCATGCTGTCGGCCTTCCAAAGCTACGGGATCAATCCGGGACCGCAGTTGCTGCAGAGCCAGCCGCAACTGGTGTGGGGCCTGATCGCCAGCCTCTACATCGGCAACGTGATGCTGCTGGTCCTCAACCTGCCGCTGGTGGGGCTGTGGGTGAAGATCCTGAAGATCCCCGCGCCGCTGCTGTACGCCGGCATCCTGATCTTCGCCACCATCGGGACCTACGGGATCAGCCAGTCCCCGATCGACCTCGTGATCCTCTACCTGATCGGCGGCGTGGGCTACCTGATGCGGCGGTTCGACTTCCCGACCGCCCCGGTCATCATCGGCATGATCCTGGGCCCCTTGGCCGAGCAGACCTTCCGCCAGGCCATGACCATTGCCCAAGGGGATCTGAGCACGTTCGTGACCCGGCCGCTTTCGGCGACGCTGCTGGCACTTTCGGCCCTGCTGGTGCTCGGGCCGTTGGTCTGGCGCGTGCTGGCCGTCCGGGAACGGACCCGGACGGGGTGA